The Apium graveolens cultivar Ventura chromosome 3, ASM990537v1, whole genome shotgun sequence sequence TAGAATAATTGTAAAACATAATGTAAAGCCCAAGAATGCCCACTTTGTAAGGAAAAAGCCCATTTGGGACTTAGTATAAATATAAGACAACAACCCCATTTGAAAGGGGTTGGCAAATTATAGCATAGAGACAATCTCCTAAAATTAGAGtctaataatataatattattggaacatcatttggcgctagaaggagcttTGCTTTAACAAGATCCAACCAGAAGATGATTGTAGAAGAGCTTGATCCGGGAACCGCTGGACCGACTCAGGTAAAGGAGTTGACGGTAGAAGTTGCCGCCGACCCCTCGACCCACGGCGATCGCGAGCTTCCTAAACAACCGGCCTTGAAGCCGAAGTGTTTGTTTCCTCCACCTGAGGCGCCTCCTGAAGATCAATCTCTGGGCTTGAAGGGCACACTTCAAAGGGACAGAAAAAGAAAAACTGTTTCAGATCAGCGTTTTAGAGTACAGACATCTAAAGGAAAGAAATTTCTCTCGAGCGACATACGACTacatttggaaaggaaagaaagGCTAAAAGCCCAAAACCAAGAAAATCCAGAAGACCCACTTGATTCAGATGAAGAACTCGAGTTTCTAGAACACGAAACTCGGAGATTGCAGGCTAAACTTGAGCGAAAACGTGAGATTCACCGTCTCCGTCGAGAGCTCCAACAAACTACAGTACAAAATGAAGAACAAGACGATGAATTTTATGATGGGGACGATGCTGAGTACGAATATGAACCGTCGGCAGAGTCGACATATTCACAACCACGCGAACGTCGACAGAGGACAGTGTCATCTGCCGATGTCTCGCGTCAGACAGAATCCGCAGAATCTATATCTCACGAGGAGTTTGCTAAAATGCAGGAGAAAATCGCCCAGATGCGTACCTTGATGAGAAATCAGGCAGGGTTTGAAACCGTTTCTGAGAGCCCCCTATCATTGGTGCTTGTGAAGGCACGCATCGACAGGACACTGAAAACTCCGGCCCTTGATCATTTCGACGGATCCTCGGACCCGTTAGCATTCCTCAATACCTTCGATGGACGTATGGCCTTCTTCGGCCACTCAGAGGTCGCTCGATATCAATTCTTCTCTACTTGCCTCCAGGGTACCGCCCTTCGATGGTACAACAACTTGCCCCCCCGGTCGATCGACTCATGGGCGGCCCTAAAAAGCAAGTTTCAAGCTCGTTTTTCCAGTAACTACAAAGGAATAAAGGTCACAGCTTCCCTAATGACAATGCACCAACGGTCAGGAGAAAGTCTCCGAAGTTTTCTAACACGATTCAGAGAAGAAATAGCAGAGATTCCAGATCTAATCGAGCAAATGGCAGTCAATTTTCTAACATCAGGCATTGATAAATCTCTCCATGGTTTGCTCTTAGAGGAGATCTTTGAGAAAAGACCCAAAACCTTACAAGCAGCATTCCAAATTATAGAACATCGCATGATGCTCCAAGAGGTAGTAAGCTGCATACAGTCCCCCAAACGCTCCTCCAGGTATGAACGACGACGCAGCTAAAGCCCGCGATCTCCCGCACGTGACAGACGTCAAGAACGTCGCCGTTCACCGCCTAGTCATACTGTCGAGCATCAACCAAGGGACAGAAGAGAGAGAGATTGGCAACCCCGCAGTCGTCCAGAAAAAGAATTTACCAAGCTTAACACTGAGAAAACGACCATCTTAACGGTCCTAAAGACAGAGCCGGACTATCGTCCTCCAAGACCCATGAAACTGGGTCGTCCTCCAAGCTCTAGATACTGCGATTACCATGAGGATACATGCCACACAACTGAACAATGCTTTCAACTAAGCAACCTCATCGAGGGGAAAATTCACCGAGGACAGCTAGTGCATTATGTACAGCGGGAAGATTCTCCTCGACGCCATAGACGAGTTGAAGAAGATCGGGTAATTGACGTTATCTTTGGTGGTGTGGCAGCCGTGGGACTCTCTCATAATTCCCGAAAAAGCTATGCCCGTGAGGTTTTTAATGTCAACCCACCGACATCCAAATGCACCCGGACAAATACGTCCCCTGTCATTTCCTTCTCAGACGATGACTACCACCCTGGTCTCATCGAAGGCCATCAGGACGCCCTTGTCATCACGACCCAGGTGGGAAACAACACGGTAAAAAAGATGCTGGTCGACAACGGCAGCTCCGTCAACGTCCTATACCATCATGCCTTCTCCTGAATGGACCTCGGGGATCGACGCCTGGAGAATGCCCGAACGCCTCTATATAGTTTTACTGGGAATGAGGTTCATATAGTGGGGACAGTCGACATGTCGGTGCTTTTTGGTTCTCCCCCATGTCGGATTTGGAAGATGGTCAAGTTTCATGTGATCAGTGCATCCTCGAGTTTCAACGCCATATTGGGACGAATAACGATCACCGCCCTTCGGGCCATTACTTCCATCTCCCATTTCAAAATGAAGTTCCCCACAGACTTTGGTATAGGAGAAATGATTGGTGATCAAGCGACGGCTAGGCAGTGTTACCTAACCACTGTTTCTCCAAGGAAAAGGACATATGAAGAGTTAGAGGTCAATCAAGTACTTGACATCGACCCAAGAGAATTGATCGACACATCCACAAGCAATTCATGCTCCCCTCTCGAGGAAACAGAAGATATAGAAGTATTTGAAGGAAACCCCGATAAAACAACAAGAATTGGCAAGAATCTCTCCTCAGATCTCAAAAAAGAAATCATGAATCTCATCTGGGAATTCTCCGATATTTTTGATTGGGTCACGAAGGACATGCTCGGTATTCCAGAGGCCATTGCTCGACATTCGCTGCACATTAGCAAGGACACCAGGCCTGTGCGACAGAAACAACGCATATTCTCGGCCGAGAAAAGAGCAGCAATCGACCAAGAGGTCGACAGACTCCTCGACGCCGGCTTCATCGAGCCTGTGCAATTCCCCACATGGATATCGAACGTGGTCCTGGTTAAGAAAAGCAATGGGAAGTGGATAATGTGCATTGATTATTCAGATGTTAATAGGGCGTGCCCCAAAGATTTTTACCCTTTGCCCAATATCGACCAACTCATCGATGCCACAGCGGGAAATGAACTCCTGTCCTTTATGGACGCCTTTTCGGGGTATAATCAAATTAAAATGGATTCCCGCGACTGGCAACAAACTGCTTTCATCACACACAGGGGAGTCTTTGGTTGCAAAGTAATGTCCTTCGGATTAATCAATACGGGCACTACTTTTCAACAGACGATGGATAAAATATTCTCCTCGCAGATAGGAAGAAACATGCTGATATACGTCGATGACatgattacaaagtcaaaagttGCCTCTGATCATGTGACAGACCTTCGAGAAACGTTCACCAACGCAAGGGCAAACAACATGCGACTAAACCCTGCAAAGTGTTCATTCAGCCTTACAGCAAGTAAATTCATGGGGTTCCTGGTCACCCAGAAAGGCATCGAGGCCGATCCAGCTCAGACAAAAGCTATTCTAGAAATGAGCAAACCAAGATCCATTAAAGACTTACAAAAGCTCACAGGGTGTATAGCCGCTCTTTGAAGGTTCATCCCTCAATCCTCAAAGAGGTGCCTCCCATTTTTCTCTGCAATGAAGAAAGCTTCCAAATTATCACAATTTGAATGGAACGAAGATTGTGAAAAGAATTTCACAGAATTAAAGATATTTTTAACAAATCCTCCAGTCTTAACTCGGCCCTTAACAGGCGAACCTCTACGAGTATATCTCTCAGCTTCCGATGAAACTGTCGCGGCAGTGTTGGTCCGTGTCGATGAGGGAAAAGATATCCCTGTATATTACATCAGCCACACACTCCGAGACGCGAAAACAAGATACCCACAAGTCGAGAAACTCGTATACGCTCTTGTTGTCGCGAGCCGTAAGCTCCGTCATTATTTTCAAGTGAGAGAAATCCATGTTCTCACCAATCTACCTCTGAAAAGAATCCTGCACAAGCCCGACATAACAGGCAGGCTTGCAGCTTGGACCATAGAGTCAAGCCAGTTCTACATCGAGTACAAACCTCGAACGGCGATCAAGGCCCAAGTTCTCTCGGATTTCGTCGCTGAATGCCAGTTCAAATCCAAGACACATAAACCTGAAGATGACCAGTCTCGCCCGTGGCTTTTGTTTGTTGATGGCTCCTCGACATCCAACTCTGGAGGAGCAGGGGTCATACTAATCAGTCCAGAAGGATTCAAAATCCAACAGGCTCTCAAGTTCGGGTTCTCCGCCACAAACAACGTGGCCGAGTACGAGGCACTCATCGCCGGACTAAAGCTCGCATCCGATCTCGAGGCAGAGGTCATTGACATATTTGGGGATTCTCAGTTGGTTTCCAAACAGATAAGTGGTGAATTTAAGACACATAATGAAAGGATGGCCCGATATTTAACAAGAACACAAGAGCTTCTTAGTAAATTTTCTTCATGGAAAATGTCAAACGTCGACAGGGAGGAGAACCAGTGGGCCGACTCTCTAGCTAAACTGGCTTCTTCCAATCTCCCTACTAATCTCAGCCCAACATATGTAGACATTTTGGAGACCCCCTCCATCGACGAAGTGTCAGTTAATCAAATCCAGGCTAGGCTCGATTGGCGCCAACCTTTCCTTGAATACATTATCGACAACAAGTTGCCTGAGCATAAGTCCGAAGCCCGCACTCTTATGTTCAAAGCCAGGAACTACTGTGTTGTGGGTTCGGTGTTATATCGACGTGCCCTCTCCGAGCCTCTACTCCGTTGCTTGTCTCCAGAAAAGGCCCTCCAAGCGATCGTAGAAATACATACGGGAATCTGTGGTGAGCATCTAGGAGGGAAAACCTTAGCCCTTAAAATTATCCGACAAGGTCTATTCTGGCCCACAATTCGAAAGGATTGTGAAGATTACGTCAAAAAATGTCAAGCATGTCAGCTTCATGGAAATGTAAACCGTCGAACCACGACTGAGCTAAATTCTATTCTCAGCCCGTGCCCCTTTTTCCAATGGGGAATAGATATTGTGGGTCCCTTTCCAAAATACAAAAATCAGTGACAATACATCGTAGTCGCCGTGGATTACGCAACGAAATGGGTCGAAGCAAAACCCCTTGCTAAAATTCGAGAAAAAAAGATGATAGAATTCTTTATGGAATACATCGTCTTTCGCTTTGGGATCCCCAGAATCTTAGTTTTCGATAACGGCACTCAGTTTGTAGGGAAACGATTTGAGGAAACCCTGCTTGAATTAAAAGTCCAGCATATTAAAGCATCTGTAGCATACCCCCAAGCTAATGGACTAGCAGAAGTAACGAATAGAACCATCCTACAAGGCTTGAAGAAAAGGATTGAAGAAATACCCCGATGCTGGGTCGATGAACTCCCGAACGTGTTGTGGTCGTATAGGACGACTCCCCGAAGCGCGACGGGTGAAACTTCTTTCCGTCTGGCATACGGAGTTGATGCTGTCATACCTGTTGAGATAAGTCTCACCTCACCACGGGTCGCTGTGTTCGATCCTGCTCTATCTCTCGAAGGCCTTCGCCTTCACAATGATTTGTTAGAAGAAACAAGGGAAGAAGCCCGAATGCGGATGATCGCCCAGCAAGAGAAAACTGCAAGGTACTTCAACAAAAAGGTCAAACCCAAAGACTTCAAGGTCAACGACCTCGTCTTAAGGGATTCCGCGGCATCGTAACCCACTGTTTCAGGAAAATTCAAACCAGCATGGGAAGGTCCTTATCGGATCTCGAGACTGGTAAGTGCAGGGACCTATGAGCTTGCACACCTTGACGGGAAGCTCATCAAAAATGCCTGGAATCCCATTCATCTCAAAAAGTTCTACCAGTAATTTGATTTCAGTTGTAACCTGTTATCTTGAGGCAGCTAATGCCATATCAAAGACAAACCCTCGATGCAACGAGGGTCGTTATGAGACCCCCATCGTGGGGTGATTAAGTTATGATGAACGAATTTCTTTAATTTATTCCAAGTAAGGAACATAAACTTCTGCTTTCTTCATTCCTtacataatcagcaaaaacaaaAAGATAACCTTCGAAAACTTTCGCCGACATAAACATTTCAAAAAAGAGATTAAAATAAGCTTTGACTCACAGATTAATCTGAAAATTCCCAAGAAAATAATCAGAGATTCAAAACCATTCAACTCCAGGAAAATATTTATACAGCCTCACCACGTCGACAGGCTGGGCTATAAAATCTCTCTCATAGTATAAACGCTCGACCACAAACAGATATGATCTCCGACTTGGATGATCCCAAACTTGATAAACGGCTTAATATTTCGGACTCAAGACAAGTAGATGATAAAACCAGTCAACATGCAACTACTTAAAATATGGAAATAAACTTAATCATGAATCACGTGTCTTAAACTTGCTAACGAATCCATCATCCGGTGTTATCAATAAAATTCTTAAGTACATAAAAACGCTTAAATCCAGTTACAAAGATCCACAGGGCATACCCCGTCTTCACGCATTATCACCCTTCGATGCAAGATCCCGAAGATAATCCTCGAAGGCATGACCCTCGACGACAAAACCGGCCTCTTCCATCCGTCAGAAACATCATCCGTAACCATCGTCCAAAGCATCAGCGATATCTTTAACAgctttctctacttcttgtttcAAGTTTTCATTCTCCTTCACTATCAACTTGTAAGAGCTATCCATCCCCTCGACCTGTCGATCCAAGCCTTGGCGCTTGCTCTTCTCCTCATCAAACTCTTTTTCAACCTCGAAAAGTCGACCCTCGAGTTCCCGCACCCTGTCACTCGACGCCTTCTCAGCAACTTCCATCTCAGCAATCTTCCTTGAAAACGCAGAATTTGCCTTAGCCAAATCACCCACCCTATGCTCGAGTTCTGCAAAACCAGCCGCGATTTTCTTCTTTTCCCCCTTCAGAGCAGCAACCTCAGCTTCGAGCTTAGAACAAGCCTCACCATCGACATCAGCCTTGTAATCCTCCATAATGTACATAAAATCGGAAAGAAACTTCACACAAAAAAAGCGAATGAATGACGATGAATGAACATGAAGGCAAAAGTATATGCACATAAAAAAGAGAAAGAAGGAAATGCGCATACTCGCCCAGCCCGGCTTTTACATCGGTCAACAAGATCCTCACGCCTCCGACCATCATAAGCAACTAAATCCTGAGGAAGATTGAAAAGATTGAGTGCGCTCAAGGGCACGGTGGACCCCCCCCCCCGTCCATCATTCCGAAGGCTGAATCTCGACCCTCACCACCTCTTTCTTAGAACGAGGGTCGATGGTATTCCCCATATAAACCCTGTTCCCAACAACGGTCACAGTCTTGTTCACTCCCTTGACAGCAGCCTCCCGTCCACCAACAAGTACCTCATCATCTTCCCTTCGAAGACGCTTTCGAGGGTTACCTTCCACGCGAACGAGGTCTGATACAACCCTCACATTGTATTCAGTCACCTTATTGCCCTGATCATCAAGCAGCTCAATTGAAACCGAATGAGGGACCCCCGACGGTCCTGGCCTGGCCGCATCAGAAGGCTTCCTCGAGGCACGTTGCAACAGCAGCATCATTGCCTTATCCATCTCTCCTCGAATCCCGCCGTCTAAAACCTTTTTCAGGGAAGCGCCTCCCACTAAAACACAAAGATATAAAAAAAACAACAAAACAAGTCAGTCACTCTATATATAGGCACATACGAAAATAAATAGACAAGAATCGACGATAACAACTACAAAAACTAGGTACATGAACAAAATAAGGGCAATAACAAATAAAACATTCCCCTTACAATCGTGCATCTCTAAAAAACCGGAATCCTTCAAGTCTAAATGCGTATACCACGTCCTCGACCCATGAAACTCATCGAGATAAGCGGTATCGTGCTTCTCTAagttatttaaataatcaatcgTGCCCTGACTAACTTTCCCACAAGGCTTTATAAATTCCAAATCAGGACCCCCAACGAACAGCCATTGGGAGTGGTAACTGGAGTTCGATGATCTACCGCTAACAATCTTCATCCTCCTATGTCGTGAGTCAAAATATACTTGACCGCCATAGTAACGCACACCATAAATAGAGAAAACAATTTCAAAGTCGGGGATCGACCCTTATCACAGCACAACGCCACAAAACCACTTAACTGAGCAATGAAATTCAGTGTCAACTGCCCTAGGCCACAATCGATAGCCTCATACATCGTCAGGAAGAAAGGATGCATTGGCAAATGAAGACCAAACTGAAACATAATCATCGCAACCCCATGCATCCCGAACTCGGGCATCATCCAAACTCTCTCATCTGCTGTCGACACTCGATACCGGTAACCGTTAGACAAGTTGATGTAACTCTCTAACTTACTCACAGGGGGGTCGAcggtgatgtagtaactaagatAATTTATACTAGGTTTACTCTCAAATTCGATCCTACCTAACCGAAGACTTTCCTCGACCACTCTGTTTCTGAGTTCCAGGGTACGAGGGCTTAGGGGAGGAGAAGGCAAAGGCCCAGTAGGCATCCCCTTCAAAAAATCATCGCTCCCTAAGAAATCAAAAGGTCCACACTGACCTAAATCTGGGATTTCAAGATTATCCAAGTTCAAAACAGACTCTTCATCACCCTCCTCTAAAGCTCGCTTCCCGGGGTCTCGATTGGAAGCACTATGCGAAGACAACGACGAGGGAAAGTCGGCCATCCTAAATTCGTAAACTATAGACAGACACGATCGACCCGCAgataaaaaaggaaaaagaaggGGGAAAGAGGGTAACTTACAATCTGATCCAAGGACGCGCAACAACGCTTTTTAGATAACCTGGGAGGAAGCTGAAGAGTCTAGCCCGCCAATCTGCAAAAAAACCTGAGAAAACAAATTCAAAAACACACATGAACGAATCTATATATCttcaaaaaaaaaagagaagaaagagaaagaaagagaacAGCAACAAGACAAGAAAACATTGcgtttatttcttttcttttttcagGCGCACACATTTGACTCCTATCTCGAATTTATAGttatttcttatttttcttttgttttgtttattCATTTCTTTCTTATTATTCCCCTTCATTTTATTATCCTATCCGGTCACTAACTTTACTCTGGTATCAAAACAAAAATCTCGAAATTCAGAACGCAAGGGTGAAAAAGCAGAAAAACGCAAATCTAAAGATATTGCGCAAAACAAAGAGGGGGACAAATGTTGGACCAAGACAAGGCGGCCCAAAGGAATGATAGTTAGAATAATTGTAAAATATAatgtaaagcccaagaaggcccacTTTGTAAGCAAAAAGCCCATTTGGGACTTAGTATAAATATAAGACAACAACCCCATTTGAAAGGGGTTGGCAAATTATAGCAAAGAGACAATCTCCTAAAATTAGAttctaataatataatattattggAACATCAGTATACCTGTTGCTATATTATGAAATCGAAAAATGATTTCTGATTTTAGAATATAACTTATTCTTCGATGCATAGTTTTAAAAGGGCACCAAATATAAATAGATATAGCTATATTTAATCACAAAGCATATAACTGCACAGTTATATTTATTACTATAATTTTATTATTCATTTTCCTCGATATACTTTTGTTGGACCAAGAGAATACATCTCAAAGGAGTTATAATTAGGATAATTAGGGAATATAATGTAAAGTCCAAGAAAACTCATTTTGTAAGAAATAGCCCATTTTGGACTTGGTATAAATATAAGACAACAACCTCATTTGAAGAGGTTGGAAAATTTAGTAAAGAAAACACCTCCTCAAAGTTAGTCTTAGTTATTAATAATAACGAGGTATATCATGTGGCGCTAGAAGTAGCTTTTCTTTACAGATCCAACCGGAATATGATTGTTGAAGAGATTGATCCAGCAACAGCCGGACCAACTCAGGTAAAGGAGTAGACGGCAGAAATTTCCGTCGACCCCTCGACCCACGGTGGTCATGAACTACCCAAGCAATCGGCATTAAAGCCAAAATGTTTATTTTCTCCACCTGAGGGTCCTTCTGATAACCAGCCGGTGAACTTGAAAGATACACATCAAAGAGACAAGAAGAGAAAGTCCACATCAGATCAGCGTTTCAGAGTACAGACATCCAAAGGCAAGAGGGTTCTCTCAAGCGACATATGACTCCAtctagaaaagaaagaaaggctAAAGGCTCAAGACAAAGAAAACCCAGAAGAGCCACTTGATTCAGATGAAGAACTTGAGCTACTAGAACGGGAGACTCGAATGCTTCAGGCCAAACTCCAGCGAAAACGTGAAATTCATCGTCTCCGCCGAGAGCTTCAACAAACATCAATACAAAACCAGGAGCAAGATGATGAGCTCTTCGATGAAGACGAC is a genomic window containing:
- the LOC141714608 gene encoding uncharacterized protein LOC141714608, which translates into the protein MKKASKLSQFEWNEDCEKNFTELKIFLTNPPVLTRPLTGEPLRVYLSASDETVAAVLVRVDEGKDIPVYYISHTLRDAKTRYPQVEKLVYALVVASRKLRHYFQVREIHVLTNLPLKRILHKPDITGRLAAWTIESSQFYIEYKPRTAIKAQVLSDFVAECQFKSKTHKPEDDQSRPWLLFVDGSSTSNSGGAGVILISPEGFKIQQALKFGFSATNNVAEYEALIAGLKLASDLEAEVIDIFGDSQLVSKQISGEFKTHNERMARYLTRTQELLSKFSSWKMSNVDREENQWADSLAKLASSNLPTNLSPTYVDILETPSIDEVSVNQIQARLDWRQPFLEYIIDNKLPEHKSEARTLMFKARNYCVVGSVLYRRALSEPLLRCLSPEKALQAIVEIHTGICGEHLGGKTLALKIIRQGLFWPTIRKDCEDYVKKCQACQLHGNVNRRTTTELNSILSPCPFFQWGIDIVGPFPKYKNQ